From Constrictibacter sp. MBR-5, one genomic window encodes:
- a CDS encoding antitoxin Xre/MbcA/ParS toxin-binding domain-containing protein: protein MSVVVEEVARKLGGPAVLGSVVRSQADLALAVSNRLPLAALKGLAQAGLSDQEIERFVIPQRTRRHRADRKQPLTIDESDRAVRLLRIQTLAEDTFADREKAAVWLRRPLAELSGETPLDVARTEAGARLIETILAKIAWGAAA, encoded by the coding sequence ATGTCGGTCGTCGTGGAAGAGGTCGCCCGGAAACTGGGTGGACCGGCGGTCCTGGGCAGCGTCGTGCGGTCGCAGGCGGATCTGGCCCTCGCGGTGAGCAACCGCCTTCCGCTTGCCGCGCTCAAAGGGCTCGCCCAGGCGGGCCTCTCGGACCAGGAGATCGAGCGGTTCGTCATTCCGCAGCGGACTCGCCGCCATAGGGCGGACAGGAAGCAGCCGTTGACCATAGATGAATCGGATCGCGCCGTGCGCCTGCTGCGGATCCAGACTCTCGCCGAGGACACGTTCGCGGATCGGGAGAAGGCGGCTGTCTGGCTTCGCCGCCCCCTGGCGGAGTTGAGCGGCGAGACGCCCCTCGACGTCGCGCGGACCGAGGCGGGCGCGCGCCTGATCGAGACGATCCTCGCCAAGATCGCCTGGGGTGCCGCCGCCTGA
- a CDS encoding RES family NAD+ phosphorylase, with the protein MILWRLSGREHVMRFDGGYGLLYDGRWNTAGHAVTYCATSPSLCVLEKLVHVQDPDLLPDLVMVRYRVPDALEIETVEPADLPAEWQRREDWTQRRGDRWHRAGGSPLLRVPSAIVPLDGSPDVNLLVNNRHPRADEIEIAAAEPFRLDPRLF; encoded by the coding sequence ATGATCCTCTGGCGCCTGTCGGGCCGCGAGCACGTCATGCGCTTCGACGGCGGCTACGGCCTGCTCTACGACGGCCGCTGGAATACCGCGGGACATGCGGTAACCTACTGCGCGACGTCTCCTTCGCTCTGCGTCCTGGAGAAGCTGGTCCACGTCCAGGACCCCGACCTCCTGCCCGATCTCGTGATGGTGCGCTACCGTGTGCCCGACGCGCTGGAGATCGAGACGGTGGAGCCGGCGGACCTCCCCGCGGAATGGCAGCGGCGGGAGGACTGGACGCAGCGGCGTGGCGACCGGTGGCACCGCGCCGGCGGGTCGCCCCTGCTCCGCGTACCCTCGGCCATCGTGCCCCTCGACGGCTCGCCCGACGTGAACCTGCTCGTCAACAACCGCCACCCCCGTGCAGACGAGATCGAAATCGCCGCCGCCGAGCCCTTCAGGCTCGACCCGCGCTTGTTCTGA
- a CDS encoding carboxyl transferase domain-containing protein has translation MNWHPELEELRERQKLARRMGGADKVKRQHDGGRLTVRERIDGMLDDGSFLEIGSVTGTASYDEEGKLLDLLPANCVLGRGTVDGRPVVVVGDDFTVRGGSADATIKEKPQMAESMANALRLPLIRIIEGSGGGGSVKTIETKGRANLPGGTGQSSGFHLCAANMGTVPVVGLGLGSVAGLGAARLTVSHYSVMTKNTSAMFVAGPPVVSGTGSNLTKQELGGWEIQTKAGAVDHAVDTEEEAFEAARKFLSYLPSSVYDVSPRGPRDDDPKRADEKLFDAVPRERRKVYKMRAIIDSVVDKGSFFEMGRMYGRSIITGFARLDGVPVALMASDPFFYGGAWSADACRKITRFVDTAETFHLPVVYLADCPGFLVGLEAERTGTIREGVRTMTAINQSTVPWCSIIVRSAFGVAGSAHQPSSRYAVRYAWLSAWWGSLPLEGGIEAAYRAEIEAAADPVAKLKEIEKRLNLLRSPFRTAETFWIEEIIDPRDTRRLLCDFANLAEPLRTPGPRPIGMRP, from the coding sequence GTGAACTGGCACCCTGAACTCGAGGAGCTGCGCGAGCGGCAGAAGCTGGCGCGGCGCATGGGCGGCGCCGACAAGGTGAAACGCCAGCACGACGGCGGACGCCTGACGGTCCGCGAGCGCATCGACGGCATGCTCGACGACGGCAGCTTCCTGGAGATCGGCTCGGTCACCGGTACGGCCAGCTACGACGAAGAGGGCAAGCTGCTCGACCTGCTGCCGGCCAACTGCGTCCTCGGCCGCGGCACCGTCGACGGCCGGCCGGTCGTCGTGGTCGGCGACGACTTCACGGTGCGCGGCGGCTCCGCCGACGCGACCATCAAGGAGAAGCCGCAGATGGCGGAGAGCATGGCAAACGCGCTGCGCCTGCCGCTCATCCGCATCATCGAGGGCTCGGGCGGCGGCGGCTCGGTCAAGACGATCGAGACCAAGGGCCGCGCCAACCTGCCCGGCGGCACCGGCCAGTCGAGCGGCTTCCACCTCTGCGCCGCCAACATGGGCACGGTGCCGGTGGTCGGCCTCGGCCTCGGCTCGGTCGCCGGCCTGGGTGCGGCGCGCCTGACGGTCAGCCACTACAGCGTGATGACCAAGAACACCTCGGCGATGTTCGTCGCCGGCCCGCCCGTCGTCTCCGGCACCGGCAGCAACCTCACCAAGCAGGAACTCGGCGGCTGGGAGATCCAGACCAAGGCGGGTGCCGTCGACCACGCCGTCGACACCGAGGAGGAGGCGTTCGAGGCGGCGCGCAAATTCCTCTCCTACCTGCCCTCCTCGGTCTACGACGTCTCGCCGCGCGGCCCCCGCGACGACGACCCCAAGCGCGCCGACGAAAAGCTGTTCGACGCCGTCCCGCGCGAGCGGCGCAAGGTCTACAAGATGCGCGCGATCATCGACTCGGTGGTCGACAAGGGCTCCTTCTTCGAGATGGGCCGCATGTACGGCCGCTCGATCATCACCGGCTTCGCCCGGCTCGACGGCGTGCCGGTGGCGCTGATGGCGAGCGATCCCTTCTTCTACGGCGGCGCATGGTCGGCCGACGCCTGCCGCAAGATCACGCGCTTCGTCGATACGGCGGAGACGTTCCACCTGCCCGTCGTCTATCTCGCCGACTGTCCCGGCTTCCTGGTCGGGCTGGAGGCCGAGCGTACCGGCACGATCCGCGAGGGCGTGCGCACCATGACGGCGATCAACCAGTCGACCGTCCCCTGGTGCTCGATCATCGTGCGCAGCGCCTTCGGCGTCGCCGGCAGCGCGCACCAGCCGTCGAGCCGCTACGCCGTGCGCTACGCCTGGCTGTCGGCCTGGTGGGGCTCGCTGCCGCTGGAGGGCGGCATCGAGGCGGCGTATCGCGCCGAGATCGAGGCCGCCGCCGATCCGGTGGCGAAGCTGAAGGAGATCGAGAAGCGCCTCAACCTCCTGCGCTCGCCCTTCCGCACGGCCGAGACCTTCTGGATCGAGGAGATCATCGACCCGCGCGACACGCGCCGCCTGCTCTGCGACTTCGCCAACCTCGCCGAGCCCCTGCGCACGCCGGGCCCGCGGCCCATCGGCATGCGCCCCTGA
- a CDS encoding RidA family protein, which produces METRIYSGSSFERDLNYARAVVDGDWVHVSGTTGFDAATMSFAETVEEQAEQCFATIAAALAEAGSGMEKVVRCRVYVTSAEDFERAKPVLAKHWAACRPAATAVVCGLIDPRMKIEIEVTARR; this is translated from the coding sequence ATGGAAACGCGCATCTATTCCGGCTCGTCCTTCGAGCGCGACCTGAACTATGCCCGCGCCGTGGTCGACGGCGATTGGGTCCACGTCTCCGGCACCACCGGCTTCGACGCCGCGACGATGAGCTTCGCCGAGACGGTCGAAGAACAGGCCGAACAGTGCTTCGCGACGATCGCCGCCGCACTGGCCGAGGCCGGCAGCGGCATGGAGAAGGTCGTGCGCTGCCGCGTCTACGTGACCAGCGCCGAAGACTTCGAGCGCGCCAAGCCGGTGCTGGCGAAGCACTGGGCCGCCTGCCGCCCGGCCGCCACGGCGGTGGTGTGCGGCCTCATCGATCCGCGCATGAAGATCGAGATCGAGGTCACGGCGCGTCGCTGA
- a CDS encoding GtrA family protein, whose protein sequence is MRAWAPKRLFRDVSWFLVAGLAAAVVQYGSLLLFAELADLDPVLGSFLAFVAGGVASYLLNHRFTFNATSRHSEAAPRFFFLAGLGLVLNTLLMALLVKVLGLHYLPSQIFTTGVLMVWNFVAYRIFAFR, encoded by the coding sequence ATGAGGGCCTGGGCGCCGAAGCGCCTGTTCCGCGACGTCTCCTGGTTCCTGGTCGCAGGACTGGCCGCCGCGGTCGTGCAGTATGGCAGCCTGCTGCTGTTCGCCGAACTGGCCGACCTGGACCCGGTGCTGGGCTCGTTCCTCGCCTTCGTCGCCGGCGGCGTGGCGAGCTACCTGCTGAACCACCGCTTCACCTTCAACGCGACCAGCCGGCACAGCGAGGCCGCGCCGCGCTTCTTCTTCCTGGCGGGGCTCGGCCTGGTGCTGAACACGCTGCTGATGGCGCTGCTGGTGAAGGTGCTGGGCCTGCACTACCTTCCGTCGCAGATCTTCACCACGGGTGTGCTGATGGTCTGGAACTTCGTCGCCTATCGCATCTTCGCCTTCCGCTGA
- a CDS encoding methyltransferase domain-containing protein, which produces MSGWLAFWNRPHRIYVNDTHLRVHYRRVADDLIAVVPDGAAAVLDYGCGLALEAARVAERVERLYLYDAAEAVRARLAALHGGSGRIAILDEAGLATLPEGSIDLIMVNSVVQYLSRDELAALLVRARGLLRRDGRLVVADVIPPDGNVAADVASLLRTARRGGFLLAALGGLAATAVSDYGRMRRTLRLSHYAPDAFLALAAEHGFGGVREDRNLGFNPRRMTFTLRPTA; this is translated from the coding sequence ATGAGCGGCTGGCTCGCCTTCTGGAACCGGCCGCACCGGATCTACGTCAACGACACCCATCTGCGCGTGCACTATCGCCGGGTGGCCGACGACCTGATCGCCGTCGTGCCGGACGGTGCCGCGGCGGTCCTGGACTATGGCTGCGGGCTGGCACTGGAGGCGGCGCGCGTCGCGGAACGGGTGGAACGGCTCTACCTCTACGACGCGGCGGAGGCGGTGCGGGCGCGGCTGGCGGCGCTGCACGGCGGGAGCGGGCGCATCGCCATCCTCGATGAGGCGGGACTCGCGACCCTGCCCGAGGGTAGCATCGACCTGATCATGGTAAACTCGGTCGTCCAGTATCTCTCGCGCGACGAACTCGCCGCACTGCTGGTCCGGGCGCGCGGCCTGCTGCGGCGCGACGGCCGGCTGGTGGTCGCCGACGTGATCCCGCCGGACGGAAACGTCGCGGCGGACGTCGCCTCGCTGCTGCGCACCGCGCGGCGCGGTGGCTTCCTTCTGGCGGCGCTGGGCGGGCTGGCGGCGACGGCGGTCTCGGACTACGGCCGGATGCGGCGCACGCTGCGCCTGTCGCACTATGCGCCGGACGCGTTCCTGGCGCTGGCGGCGGAGCACGGATTCGGCGGGGTGCGCGAGGACCGCAACCTGGGCTTCAATCCGCGGCGGATGACCTTCACGCTCCGGCCGACGGCCTGA
- a CDS encoding YfhO family protein, translating into MHAPALASPDPLLRPTTCDWPLWASLASVAGIWAFLAWPWLVDGLIIPWDAKNHFYPLLRFVAQSLHDGQSPAWNPYHMGGYPMISDPQSMLFSPLMLGLAALVERPSMRMVDAAQLLHLLIGGIGIVLLCRSHRWIAPAGLLAATVYMFGGSAAARLQHTGIILSYGWLPLAFWLLKETVDRSEAGRRSVGWAAGFGLVAAVMAANRDQIAFLACMTMVAYVAHRAATAADLRAFANACWRPGLTAIATGIAVLALPVLLTLQFLGLSNRPEISFDLAITGSLNPVNFITALVPDYFKSLNGFSGYWGPGGLPWAERDWTDRATDYLYLGILPVVLVLRYGVLAGWLAAREVRFYAGVLVVMIFYAVGSHTPVFEFLYEAVPGVDLYRRPADATFLVGFALALCAGYLLHRLAAGDTGRLRRPALTIGAVAAVAATGFAGWLAWTHGELHWALLQMTEAALWIAVAAGIAALVARSGSGGHAALGLALTLLVLDLRLHNSGTVLNAHSPDTVATFEAPEGDVVAGVLQEYLSTAEERGGGPYRAEVIGLGGAWQNAPMVFDIESTLGYNPLRLEAYEEATGATESSHMSKRRFSKLMGSYRSTLANMLGIRFICTAAPIETLDPSLKPGDMRLVDQIGRVRIYENAGAMPRAMLVPRAIAADAEKILRSGVMPPLDYRATALIEDLPPSWTNPPPAGRAAAVGGRASIGGAPIGGAMAGSATVVDYSNTEVRVEVNAAQRSFLVLNDLWYPSWRAYVDGEERPIHRANVLFRAVEVPPGRHTVVFSFEPFALENLIAALVSVEDKVR; encoded by the coding sequence ATGCACGCACCGGCCCTCGCCAGTCCCGATCCGCTGCTGCGCCCGACGACGTGCGACTGGCCGCTGTGGGCGTCGCTCGCCTCGGTCGCGGGGATATGGGCGTTCCTCGCCTGGCCGTGGCTGGTCGACGGGCTGATCATCCCCTGGGACGCCAAGAACCACTTCTACCCGCTGCTGCGCTTCGTCGCGCAGTCGCTGCACGACGGCCAGTCGCCGGCCTGGAACCCGTACCACATGGGCGGATATCCGATGATCTCGGATCCGCAGTCGATGCTGTTCTCGCCGCTGATGCTGGGTCTGGCGGCGCTGGTGGAGCGGCCGTCCATGCGCATGGTCGACGCGGCACAGCTGCTGCACCTGCTGATCGGCGGCATCGGGATCGTCCTGCTCTGCCGCAGCCACCGGTGGATCGCGCCTGCCGGGCTGCTGGCGGCAACGGTCTACATGTTCGGCGGGTCGGCGGCGGCGCGGCTGCAGCACACCGGGATCATCCTGAGCTACGGCTGGCTGCCGCTGGCCTTCTGGCTGCTGAAGGAGACGGTAGACCGGTCGGAGGCGGGCCGGCGGAGCGTCGGGTGGGCCGCCGGCTTCGGCCTCGTCGCCGCGGTCATGGCGGCGAACCGCGACCAGATCGCCTTCCTGGCCTGCATGACCATGGTCGCCTACGTTGCCCACCGCGCGGCGACGGCGGCCGACCTGCGCGCTTTCGCGAACGCCTGCTGGCGTCCCGGGCTCACCGCGATCGCGACCGGCATCGCCGTGCTGGCGCTGCCGGTGCTGCTCACCCTGCAGTTCCTGGGTCTCAGCAACCGGCCGGAAATCTCCTTCGATCTCGCGATCACCGGCTCGCTCAACCCGGTGAACTTCATCACGGCGCTGGTGCCCGACTACTTCAAGTCGCTGAACGGCTTCTCCGGCTATTGGGGACCCGGCGGACTGCCCTGGGCGGAACGCGACTGGACCGACCGGGCGACCGACTATCTCTATCTGGGCATCCTGCCGGTGGTGCTCGTGCTGCGCTACGGCGTCCTCGCCGGCTGGCTGGCGGCGCGGGAGGTGCGTTTCTACGCCGGCGTCCTGGTCGTCATGATCTTCTACGCCGTCGGGAGCCACACGCCCGTCTTCGAATTCCTCTACGAGGCCGTACCCGGCGTCGATCTCTACCGGCGGCCGGCCGACGCCACCTTCCTGGTCGGCTTCGCGCTGGCCCTGTGCGCGGGATACCTGCTGCACCGGCTGGCGGCGGGCGACACGGGACGGCTGCGCCGGCCCGCCCTGACGATCGGCGCGGTGGCCGCGGTCGCCGCGACCGGCTTCGCCGGCTGGCTGGCCTGGACTCATGGCGAGCTTCACTGGGCGCTTCTCCAGATGACCGAGGCGGCCCTCTGGATCGCCGTCGCCGCGGGCATCGCGGCCCTCGTCGCCCGGTCGGGTTCGGGCGGGCACGCCGCGTTGGGCCTGGCACTGACGCTGCTCGTTCTCGACCTGCGGCTCCACAATTCCGGCACGGTCCTGAACGCCCATTCGCCCGACACGGTGGCCACGTTCGAGGCGCCGGAGGGCGACGTCGTGGCCGGCGTGCTGCAGGAATATCTGAGCACCGCCGAGGAACGCGGCGGCGGGCCGTACCGCGCCGAGGTGATCGGCCTGGGCGGCGCCTGGCAGAACGCGCCGATGGTCTTCGATATCGAATCGACGCTGGGCTACAACCCGCTGCGTCTCGAAGCCTACGAGGAGGCGACGGGGGCGACGGAGAGCTCGCACATGTCGAAGCGGCGCTTCTCCAAGCTGATGGGCAGCTACCGCTCGACGCTGGCGAACATGCTGGGCATCCGCTTCATCTGTACGGCCGCGCCGATCGAGACGCTGGACCCGAGCCTGAAGCCGGGCGACATGCGCCTGGTCGACCAGATCGGCCGCGTGCGGATCTACGAGAACGCCGGCGCCATGCCGCGGGCGATGCTGGTGCCGCGGGCGATCGCCGCCGACGCCGAGAAGATCCTGCGTTCCGGCGTGATGCCGCCGCTCGACTATCGCGCGACGGCGCTGATCGAGGACCTGCCGCCGTCCTGGACGAACCCGCCGCCGGCCGGCCGCGCAGCGGCCGTTGGGGGCAGGGCCTCCATCGGCGGCGCGCCCATCGGTGGTGCAATGGCCGGCAGCGCGACGGTGGTCGACTATTCCAACACGGAGGTGCGTGTCGAGGTGAACGCGGCGCAGCGGTCGTTCCTGGTGCTCAACGACCTCTGGTATCCGTCCTGGCGGGCCTATGTGGACGGCGAGGAGCGGCCGATCCACCGGGCCAACGTGCTGTTCCGCGCCGTCGAGGTGCCGCCGGGCCGGCATACGGTGGTGTTCAGCTTCGAGCCCTTCGCCCTGGAGAATCTGATCGCGGCGCTGGTGTCGGTGGAAGACAAGGTCCGATGA
- a CDS encoding glycosyltransferase family 2 protein, translated as MKATGAWVSYYRHRTRMRQEQSATRGGGRQRHMLSIVIPAKNEAGNVDALVARLRPVLDALGMASEVIFVDDGSTDATVERVRACRRDDRRIKLLGLSRNFGKDIAIAAGLRHASGQAVVLMDADLQHPPELLHELVARWREGFEVVYAQRRDRAYQSAAQRWSSRLFYRLFARIAEIDLPQGVGDFALFDRKVVRALNAMPERTRFAKGLYAWVGFRQCGVPFDIGERHSGRTTWSFWKLWLFALDGLTAFSTMPLRVWSYVGLAVSAVALIFGVWILVKTLVLGVEVPGYPSLMVAVSLFAGIQLITLGVLGEYLGRIFTEVKRRPLYLVREAIGLEPEAPEVWTGAAAPAAQHHTSP; from the coding sequence TTGAAAGCAACGGGAGCCTGGGTCAGCTATTACCGCCATCGCACCCGCATGCGCCAGGAACAGAGCGCGACGCGGGGCGGGGGGCGGCAGCGGCACATGCTTTCGATCGTCATTCCGGCGAAGAACGAGGCGGGGAACGTCGACGCGCTGGTGGCCCGCTTGCGACCGGTCCTCGACGCCCTCGGCATGGCGTCCGAGGTGATCTTCGTCGACGACGGCAGCACAGACGCCACGGTCGAGCGGGTGCGGGCGTGCCGGCGCGACGACCGCCGAATCAAGCTGCTCGGCCTGTCGCGCAATTTCGGCAAGGACATCGCCATCGCCGCCGGCCTGCGCCACGCCTCGGGACAGGCGGTGGTGCTGATGGACGCCGACCTGCAGCACCCGCCGGAACTGCTGCACGAGCTGGTCGCGCGGTGGCGCGAAGGCTTCGAGGTGGTCTATGCCCAGCGGCGCGACCGCGCCTATCAGTCCGCGGCGCAGCGCTGGAGCAGCCGGCTGTTCTATCGCCTGTTCGCGCGGATCGCGGAGATCGACCTGCCGCAGGGCGTCGGCGACTTCGCGCTGTTCGACCGCAAGGTGGTGCGGGCGCTGAACGCGATGCCGGAGCGCACCCGCTTCGCCAAGGGGCTCTACGCCTGGGTCGGCTTCCGTCAGTGCGGAGTGCCCTTCGACATCGGCGAGCGCCATTCCGGCCGGACGACGTGGAGCTTCTGGAAGCTCTGGCTGTTCGCGCTGGACGGGCTGACCGCCTTCAGCACCATGCCGCTTCGGGTCTGGTCCTATGTCGGGCTCGCGGTGTCGGCGGTGGCACTGATCTTCGGTGTCTGGATCCTGGTGAAGACCCTGGTGCTGGGGGTCGAGGTGCCCGGCTATCCGTCGCTGATGGTGGCGGTGAGCCTGTTCGCCGGCATCCAGCTCATCACCCTCGGGGTGCTCGGAGAATATCTCGGCCGGATATTCACCGAAGTGAAACGGCGGCCGCTGTATCTGGTGCGCGAGGCGATCGGCCTGGAACCGGAGGCACCGGAGGTCTGGACCGGCGCAGCGGCCCCGGCCGCCCAGCACCACACGAGCCCCTGA
- a CDS encoding ChbG/HpnK family deacetylase, with protein MSDARPVILCADDYGLTAGVSRGIADLLAAGRLSATSCMSVASAWPAAAGDLAGLSGRADIGLHLTLTRLAPLGPMPRLAPDGRLPDIGTLMRAAMARRLDEPEIAAELERQLDAFLAATGRPPDFLDGHQHVHILPGVRDVVLDLVRRRLDPRRLYVRSCAEGLPAILGRRVAAPKALLLSVLSRGLVRRCAAAGIATNRGFAGVNGFRPDEDFGAIFRRFLMYPGPLPLVMCHPGIPDAGLGELDEVTDRRRDELDYFAGDRFPADLSEAGCRLARFRR; from the coding sequence ATGTCCGATGCACGTCCCGTCATACTGTGCGCCGACGACTACGGTCTGACCGCCGGGGTCAGTCGCGGAATAGCCGATCTGCTCGCCGCCGGGCGCCTCTCCGCGACCAGCTGCATGAGCGTCGCGTCCGCGTGGCCGGCCGCCGCCGGCGACCTCGCCGGCCTCTCCGGCCGCGCCGATATCGGCCTGCACCTGACCCTCACCCGCCTCGCGCCGCTCGGGCCGATGCCGCGGCTCGCGCCGGACGGACGGCTCCCGGACATCGGCACGCTCATGCGCGCCGCGATGGCCCGCCGCTTGGACGAGCCCGAGATCGCTGCCGAACTGGAGCGCCAGCTCGACGCGTTCCTCGCGGCGACGGGGCGGCCGCCGGATTTCCTCGACGGGCACCAGCACGTCCACATCCTGCCGGGCGTCCGCGACGTCGTGCTCGACCTCGTCCGCCGCCGCCTCGACCCGCGGCGGCTCTATGTCCGCTCCTGCGCCGAAGGACTCCCCGCGATTCTCGGCCGCCGTGTCGCCGCGCCGAAGGCGCTGCTTCTGTCCGTGCTGTCGCGCGGACTGGTGCGGCGCTGCGCGGCGGCCGGCATCGCGACGAACCGGGGCTTCGCCGGCGTGAACGGCTTCCGCCCCGACGAAGATTTCGGCGCGATCTTCCGCCGATTCCTCATGTATCCGGGGCCTCTGCCGCTGGTCATGTGCCATCCCGGCATCCCGGACGCCGGCCTCGGCGAACTCGACGAGGTGACAGACAGGCGACGCGACGAACTCGACTACTTTGCCGGCGATCGATTCCCCGCCGATCTTTCCGAAGCCGGCTGTCGGCTCGCACGATTTCGCCGCTGA
- the betT gene encoding choline BCCT transporter BetT, which yields MATEAEPAAEKPAYQICAPVFFGSAILIVLFVVFGAAMPELASDVFSSVQDWIVATFGWFYVLTVAIFIVFAFGLALSTHGNVRLGPDDSTPDYTYLSWFAMLFSAGMGIGLMFFGVAEPIMHYTTPPVGEGGTIDAARQAMVITFFHWGLHAWAIYAVIGLSLAYFSFRHGLPLTVRSALYPIIGERIRGGWGHLVDTFAVLGTMFGVATSLGLGVLQINAGLTYLFGVPETVGVQLVLIAIITVLATISVVAGLDVGIRRLSELNLILALALMLFVVAVGPTLFLFQALVQNIGAYLSNVVNMTFRLYAYEPNTWIGGWTLFYWAWWIAWSPFVGMFIARVSRGRTIREFVLGVMLVPVGFTFMWLTFFGNTALDLDLGIADGAMAAAVADSVPTALFHFLEYFPWSGVTSLIATILVVTFFVTSSDSGSLVIDTITSGGIDDPPVWQRIFWATTEGLVAAVLLLAGGLQALQTASIAAALPFAFVMLFVCYGLLRGLRMEAQRQVVLEMPPAIHIRGAAVPWQQWLKTIVTYPRREEVERFLRDTVEPALREVAQELEQTTLKPVIDVGEREVSLTVNHEGAREFLYVVRAHGYSAPAFAVPDTRARRRAEETRRYYRADVRLLEGPQHYDVMGYTKEQIIGDVLSQYDKHVRFLLMTA from the coding sequence ATGGCCACCGAAGCCGAACCAGCGGCGGAAAAGCCCGCCTATCAGATATGTGCACCCGTCTTCTTCGGGTCGGCCATCCTGATCGTGCTATTTGTCGTCTTCGGTGCTGCAATGCCCGAGCTCGCCAGCGATGTGTTCAGTTCCGTACAGGACTGGATCGTCGCGACGTTCGGCTGGTTCTACGTCCTGACCGTGGCGATCTTCATCGTGTTCGCCTTCGGGCTGGCGCTCAGCACGCATGGCAACGTCCGGCTCGGCCCGGACGATTCAACGCCGGACTACACCTACCTCTCCTGGTTCGCGATGCTGTTCAGCGCCGGCATGGGCATCGGCCTCATGTTCTTCGGCGTGGCCGAGCCGATCATGCACTACACCACGCCGCCGGTCGGCGAGGGCGGCACCATCGACGCGGCGCGCCAGGCGATGGTCATCACCTTCTTCCACTGGGGCCTGCACGCCTGGGCGATCTACGCGGTCATCGGCCTGTCTCTCGCCTACTTCTCGTTCCGGCATGGCCTGCCCCTCACGGTCCGCTCCGCGCTCTATCCCATCATCGGCGAGCGTATCCGGGGTGGCTGGGGCCATCTCGTCGACACCTTCGCCGTGCTGGGCACGATGTTCGGCGTGGCGACCTCGCTCGGCCTCGGCGTGCTGCAGATCAACGCCGGCCTCACCTACCTCTTCGGCGTGCCGGAGACGGTGGGCGTCCAGCTGGTGCTGATCGCCATCATCACCGTCCTCGCCACCATCTCGGTGGTCGCCGGCCTCGACGTCGGCATCCGCCGCCTCAGCGAACTGAACCTCATCCTCGCCCTCGCCCTGATGCTGTTCGTCGTCGCGGTCGGGCCGACGCTCTTCCTGTTCCAGGCGCTGGTCCAGAACATCGGCGCGTATCTCAGCAACGTCGTGAACATGACGTTCCGGCTCTACGCCTACGAGCCGAACACCTGGATCGGCGGCTGGACGCTGTTCTACTGGGCGTGGTGGATCGCGTGGTCGCCCTTCGTCGGCATGTTCATCGCCCGCGTCTCGCGCGGCCGCACCATCCGCGAGTTCGTGCTCGGCGTGATGCTGGTGCCGGTCGGCTTCACCTTCATGTGGCTCACCTTCTTCGGCAACACGGCGCTCGACCTCGACCTCGGCATCGCCGACGGGGCGATGGCCGCCGCCGTCGCCGACAGCGTGCCGACCGCCCTCTTCCACTTCCTCGAATATTTCCCCTGGTCGGGCGTCACCTCGCTGATCGCCACCATCCTGGTCGTGACCTTCTTCGTCACCTCATCGGACTCGGGCTCGCTGGTCATCGACACCATCACGTCGGGCGGCATCGACGACCCGCCGGTCTGGCAGCGGATCTTCTGGGCCACCACCGAGGGGCTCGTCGCCGCGGTCCTGCTGCTGGCGGGCGGCCTGCAGGCGCTGCAGACCGCGTCGATCGCGGCGGCCCTGCCGTTCGCCTTCGTCATGCTGTTCGTCTGCTATGGGCTGCTGCGCGGCCTGCGCATGGAGGCGCAGCGCCAGGTCGTGCTGGAGATGCCGCCGGCCATCCATATCCGCGGCGCCGCCGTGCCCTGGCAGCAATGGCTGAAGACCATCGTCACCTATCCGCGTCGCGAGGAGGTCGAACGTTTCCTGCGGGACACGGTCGAGCCGGCGCTGCGCGAGGTGGCGCAGGAACTCGAGCAGACGACCCTGAAGCCCGTCATCGACGTCGGCGAGCGCGAGGTCTCCCTTACCGTCAACCACGAGGGTGCCCGCGAATTCCTCTACGTCGTCCGGGCGCACGGCTACTCGGCACCCGCCTTCGCCGTGCCCGACACGCGCGCCCGGCGCCGGGCGGAGGAGACGCGGCGCTACTACCGCGCCGACGTCCGCCTGCTCGAGGGCCCGCAGCATTACGACGTGATGGGCTACACTAAGGAGCAGATCATCGGCGACGTGCTGTCCCAGTACGACAAGCACGTCCGCTTCCTGCTGATGACGGCCTGA